In Candidatus Aminicenantes bacterium, one genomic interval encodes:
- a CDS encoding sodium:solute symporter family protein, giving the protein MSWIDYLIFALYMFGVLGIGAYHYFRNKNSEDYYVGSRSITAHHVGLSIVATDVGGGFSIGLGGVGFVMGLAGTWLLFTGLVGAWITAVFLIPRIKKVDRKEGMMTFPDFLRWRYNDRVALVAALVSGIGYLGFTGGQILAGAKLAAATIIPRAPWGMEPIQFALIVIAAVTIIYTVIGGLKAVIYTDTIQWALLLTGLIVFTIPLALHKVGGISGLRHSLGPEAFHLGNISFTRFFNWMVTIIPIWIIAMTLYQRMFACRNEKEARRAWYIAGVFEYPVMAFAGVILGMCARVLFPLVEPEMGMPMMIKTALPAGVTGIVIAAYFSAIMSTADSCMMASSG; this is encoded by the coding sequence GTGAGTTGGATCGATTACCTGATTTTTGCTCTCTACATGTTTGGTGTGCTGGGCATCGGCGCCTATCACTATTTCCGCAACAAGAACAGCGAAGATTACTATGTGGGTTCGCGCTCCATCACGGCGCACCACGTGGGCCTGTCTATTGTGGCAACCGACGTGGGGGGCGGATTTTCCATCGGCCTGGGCGGCGTGGGGTTTGTGATGGGGCTGGCCGGCACCTGGCTGCTCTTTACCGGCCTGGTGGGGGCCTGGATTACCGCCGTATTCCTGATTCCGCGCATTAAGAAGGTAGACCGCAAAGAAGGCATGATGACCTTCCCCGATTTCCTGCGCTGGCGCTACAACGACCGCGTGGCCCTGGTCGCCGCCCTGGTATCGGGCATCGGTTACCTGGGGTTTACCGGGGGACAGATTCTGGCGGGCGCCAAGTTGGCGGCGGCAACCATTATTCCACGCGCGCCCTGGGGCATGGAGCCGATTCAATTCGCCCTGATCGTGATCGCCGCGGTCACCATCATCTACACTGTCATCGGCGGCCTGAAAGCGGTGATCTACACCGATACCATTCAATGGGCGCTGCTGCTCACCGGCCTGATCGTGTTCACCATTCCCCTGGCCCTGCACAAGGTGGGCGGCATCTCCGGCCTGCGGCACAGCCTGGGGCCGGAGGCCTTTCACCTGGGAAACATCAGTTTCACCCGGTTTTTTAACTGGATGGTCACGATTATTCCCATCTGGATCATCGCCATGACGTTGTACCAGCGCATGTTCGCCTGCCGCAATGAAAAGGAAGCCCGCCGCGCCTGGTACATCGCCGGGGTTTTTGAATACCCGGTGATGGCGTTTGCCGGGGTAATCCTGGGCATGTGCGCGCGTGTACTCTTTCCCCTGGTGGAGCCGGAGATGGGCATGCCCATGATGATCAAGACCGCCCTGCCGGCGGGAGTAACCGGGATTGTGATCGCCGCCTACTTTTCCGCCATCATGTCCACCGCGGACAGTTGCATGATGGCCTCATCCGG